GTGTGGACATCAGGGTCCGAGCTCGAGCACTAAAGATCCGAGCATGGGCATTGGGTCCCAAGCACCAACCCCACAGTCATAGGCCCAACCTTGATAGACTTAGGCCCGAGCGTAGGAGACTTGATCCTAAAAGCGGGGGTACTCGGGAAATAGGATCAAGATATCCATACCCAAGCATAGAGTTGTGAGCCCAATCATTAATACAtagtcatattttgaaatatgattttcattttctttaaaggaaaatcatctttttaaaaaatctaagcataagtttttttattagaaaaatgttttctattaaTTCATGATCCTAAGCAAATCACCCACCATGAAACACTTTTCgcgaaaaaaaatgaaaatagtcAGTCACTTTTGCGATCGGGAATGCCGCCTTTCGTACGCGGCCCCTGCGAATGCCGCCAGAGGCACCCGCAAACACGAATTGCCTAAAACGGTAAAACCTACCATTCTTCCGGGACCAGCCCTTCTAGAACATGGCGCTGGCCGCCCCTAAAAGCAAATGCTTATCGCCTGATCCTCTTCGGACACTCAAACGTGAATCTCGTCTTGAGATAAACACGCAATCGGCCCGCTTGTCCGAAGGTCATTCGTGGCTTTTTTCAAACCTTCTCATCATGGGTACCGCGAAATCACCTGACCCGATTGAGGATTTAACAATGGTGACCACCACCACGTGGCCGATCTGATATCGGAAGCATCATTAAACACTCGGATCAAAACAAATGTGTTGGTCTAACTAAAATGCTTCACCGTGAAGAAACATATATTTCACCACCAAAACCATTTTCGGGGAAAATAGGTCGTTTTCAATTCTGGATAAATCGATTAGTTCGTCATCTAAACatcaccagaaaaaaaaaaaaatcatttaaataaacGAACTCTGAAGATCACAACGTGTTAGTACACACCATGCCCTTGGTTTTTGGATCATCCTCCGATATAGGACCCGGAAGGCAATTCTATTTGTTCGGAATGCTTTTCTCCTACTTACTGATACCTTGAATAGCTGTAGACTTACGCATATGTACTTTTACTATTATTATTTAGTGATCATGCCAAAGAATTTATCTTTATCTTGTTAAAAACAAAtgttaatttttgaatttgggtTCTAttggttttgtggaaaatgaattatttaaaaaatattttctaaaaaataatcgtttgAATCACTTACCAAAatgaatgagtaaaaaaatatttttatagttCTCGAAAATATCTAGACATAAATTAATATcgataatgataatattttttattaattatttctcGAGTGATACAAGTAATTATgtttgtaaaaatatttgtcgagtcatttatttttttgcaaatttaatacTTCAAAGGATCAAAAGAGGCATATTCCCATATAAAAAGTGAAGAATCGAGCTGCTCaagaaaaaatctaatttttctcaaaaatccaTGTCAGTAGCTTTTAGTCTCATGTGCTCATGCCACCTCAGCCTTTCTGAGTTTCTTGCAAGACGTATCTCTCTCAGCAGAGAGCATCCAAAGCACATAGTTAAAGGGTCACATTTGGACGTGTTTATTTTGGGAAAActtcgtgataaaaaaaaatacttttcaagaaatcactttttcaggaaaattctttcattttttcaggTTGATAAACTCAAATTTCTAATCTCAAGCGTGTATATTTTATTTGACTGCAAATAGTTATTTGTTGACCGATCAAAATAGGCATATTCCTAACTTATTCGGATTTTCTTGATGGGATTGCATGGAGGGTCGCACTGTAACCATTTCCTATTGGTCGTTGATGGAAAAGACATGGAATTCTCACTCTCTTTCATCAAAACCTCGGAAAAAAGCTCACGAGtcatctctttatttttcttttttcccaccAAATATGGATTATTTCATATTCTTGAGTTAATTTTTACTTAGAATAGCGAAGATCTCAAGACAAACAATATCCACATACTACAATTGTAGGGAGGGGGGCGCGAGGTCAAGGGTGCAGTGATTAAGTATGTTGATGTATATTAACAACAAATTTTTACTTCCGTCTAGAAATAACATGTTCTTTGCATATAGGACATCTACTTATCAAACCACAGATTTTCACCCTATAAGAAAGCACTGTACCAGTCTACCGTATTTAAGCGatcttatgaaaatacaatACATTACGAAATTAGCAGGCTAGTGACTAGTTATCAATGAAAATCCGATATAACTAAACAATTATATGACAAAACTATTGTTCCGCATAATACATAGCCCGACTTTCATTTCGAGATCTGCACGACTAAAGTTAAGAATTTCCATTGGATAGAACACGCTTGGCCTTGAGATCATTGGCTTTGGCATGTGCGAACATGTGTGAAGCAACGGGCTTTGACGTTACAGATGATTTTACCATCCCATGTCCAAACGAGCGTTAGGCGCGCCTAAAGACAAACGTAATTTGGAGAAAATTACGAAGTTGTATCTGAATCCAAGATGCTAGCAAACTGTTAACGCGGAAATAGAAAAGACCGAATGGAGTCATTCATGTTTTTTCACAATTGTCGGATATAACGGAAGCGTCAGCGTCAGCGTCCTCGGACAGCGAAGTGCGAAACGGCCCACGACTCGAAAGATGATAAGAGACTCCGTGGTCGGTCGGTTCCACCGACCGGTCTCCCCTCGACCCCGTCAATCGGCTCGAACCGCCATTTTCCTATCTGCAGTTACTCCCCATTACTCTCTCACGGATCCCCAGTTCCCCCCCCATGCGGTACAGAGAAAAGTCGGCTGGCAAGAGGACCCCACCTCCCACTCTTCCTCGTTACTATGACATGGGCTTCCACTTCTGGTCCGCGTGTCTCGCCGACAAGTGTCGCGGCATCGGACGGTACACGTGGCTCGGTGCAGCAGTTGGTGGGCTGGCTTATTTATACGGGATGCAGCTCCGAGCTTGACTACTCAAGAACTCGAGCTGGTTTCCTGCaatcctcttccttcttctgtaataaaagaaaaaaacagtgATCGAGAAGTGTTCGTGCCGGTTGATTTTAGGACGTGATGGGGTTCTTGGATTACATCGCCGACGTTTGCTACGTGCCGCCACGCAGCGACAGCAAGAAGTTCAAGAAGCGCAAGCAGCTCCAGGTAACTCTAACGTTTCCATCTGGTTTTTCGGTTTTGCATCTTTTGTGTTGCTAGTTATCTGAGATGGtgttttccctctctttcttctgtTCAGACGGTGGAGATAAAGATAAAGATGGACTGCGAGGGGTGCGTGCGGAGGGTGCGGAAGTCCGTGGAGGGCATGAAGGGGGTGACCCAGGTGGAGGTCGAGCCCAAGCAGAACAAGCTGACCGTGATCGGGTACGTCGACCCTGGGAAGGTGCTCCGCCGGGTCCGGCACCGCACCGGCAAGGTCTGCGACTTCTGGCCCTACGTGCCCTACGACATCGTGGACCACCCCTACGCCCCGGGGGCCTATGACAAGAAGGCGCCCCCCGGGTACGTCCGGAACGTGTTCCAGGACCCGCAGACCTCAGCCCTCGCCCGCGCCAGCTCCACCGAGGTCAAGTACACCACTGCCTTCAGCGACGACAACCCGTACGCCTGCACGGTCATGTAGATAGCAGGAGGAGGAGCTTCTTGTGTATAAATATGGCTGTTATATGCAGGGTTTGCGCGTGATTATTTTGGAAGTTGGGGTGTAGATTAGAGTTGCACTGTATTATTAACCTTTGGAAGAGTCTAGGGTCTGAAGTCTCTGGTGAGGTCAAAGCTTGGTCtgctaaagaaaagaaaaatttgtaaatGATTATTCTAGATTGTGAAAGAGAATTTGCGGCTACTGCCGATTGTGCCAATCATTGTTTGACGATTTTCATCTTCTGGAAAGGGACGGTGTCGCACAGCTCGGCCCACGAAGGGCCTGGGATCATGGTCCTTGTCTCTTTGATGGGACGGGATCAGAACGAGGCGTGAAGTTTGTTCTATGATATACGATTCTCAGATTCAAGAAGTTTGCAAAAATTTCAAGAACCCGTTGTGTTCGTGGCTCTTTCGCAAGTGACTACATTAACTAAGACACATATAACCATTCCCTCATAAGCAAGTTTCTCAAGCCAGTCTTTTCGAGGGGAAAAGGACGGAGTTTCCCAGCCTGAGTAAGGACGGGTGCCTTCCGCTTCAAGTTGAATCTAGAGAAAGGCCAGTTAAGCCACAGAAATGTTCATTCAAATGctaataaatttttgtttcagaaatatgAAATTGAAGAACCCAcgtatttgatttttcatttaaatctgGACACCATCAATCCCTTATCTTCCTGGAATGAAAGAACAACAAAGTTTTAGCTCTACTTGTCCCTGCTCTATCTATTGTAATTGGTCCATAATATACTAAAAAAGAAAGTGGCACTGTGAtcgaatttctttcttttaggaCTTACTCTTGATAGTAGAAGTGACTTCTTACCTTCCATTTTAGGAAAGACCCAGTGGAAAGGCTACTATGGAAATAGGGTGGGTTCCTCCAACTCGGATAAAACATCCTATCCTATTTTAATATACCTTATTGAAGGGCAGCAGATTAGGCGAAATCCTCTGACCTGGGAATAGACGACAAAGCTACACCGACTCCCAAAACATCTTCCGAAAAGAACCCTTTTGTAGGTCTGAAGGTATATCACTACATATAGTTCCCACTAAAATGCAAATAGGGATCAGAAATGTGGTCAATATCACAAAGAATAAAGAGATGCCGTCTATatccaaataaaaattgatgttttCATAAGGAAGCCATCAAAGGCTTTCCACAAATTGAGATTTGGCCAATTGTAACCGAGGAACAAGGGAATACATAAAAGTAATAAGAGAGGTGCACAAACCAATCAATTGTATCCGTCGTACTCTTGAATTTGGAATGAAAAGAAGAGTAATACTTCCTAGGTAGGGACATAGAATATGACCACTTAGATCAGAATAGTATTCACAGAAATGTTCTAACATAGAGTAGAACCGAACATGTTAGAGATTTTTtgacaaaagtaaaaagatagGCGCCGAATTCCAATACGATAGGGGTCTATCGGTGCAAGTAAGCTGCACACCGTGATTGATGAGTGGATAGGTGGGTTAGGTGCACCTCTCGCCCTGTGGGAAGTGATGAGGCTTGTCTCCTTCCCCTCCTGAATGAAGAAGTCGTGGGGCCCCCTTCATGCGTACATGTctttatttagatttttctattttcctatttttcatcCAATGGAgaatctttataaaaaaaaaaaaaaaattcccgtTGTGTTCATGGCTCTTTCGCAAGCGTAATCCAACTTGATCCTTGCTAGAACCCGATCTCACGATTTGGGAATGCAAGTTAGGTTACAAAGAAGAGGTGATCTTATCTATTCTGGAACGTCTGAAATCTTCAGGACGGGGGGAGAGGGAGCTCCCTGACGGGCCTGAACTGAAGTGGGCTCATTTTCTGAGTGAGACTCTCTGTGCTACTAGCCCGACATCGGCCGCCTCGAGTTCGGCACTTTGGCTGGGTCGCCTCTCGTCTTTGTTTTTAGTATGAATTTTTCATCTCGGATGATCATGTACCTGATCGGCCAAGAAATTTGGGCATGGGGAATGGACGTGCATCGCTGCCGGCAACTTTTATCGTCAGCATCTGGCAGATGGACCGACCGACGCAAGCTTGCACGGTGACAAATTTAAACATGGGAGTACCATGACATAGTGAGATCACTATAACGGGGGCTAATTGGAACTCAGACCATCCGAAGGTTGGAGTGTATCGACTCATTCACATTTAAAGAGGACCCCTACGAGAAAAACTGAACCCTAGcgaaaacggaaaaaaaaagattaaaaaatcaatttaaatttatcattaCCCATCTATTCCTGTCATGTCTTCAAAAGCGTccttaaataagatttaaaggGCGGCCTTTGACTTTAGGAAATATGGATTACATTTTATAGAAACCTTTTAAGGAGACGATGTCACCCGGCATGGGCTGCATGGCCCATAATGGCAAAAGTCCAAAAAAGTTTAGTCCAATAGTCAATGAAGCTAAATTTGGTCAACAGAGCCTAACTTTTGAACATGTACAATTAAATCCTTATCGCGCTCGTCATCGACATTACCATAAGCCATGTCGGACCATATACGAGTCACTGTCTTTTTAACGTTCACGACCGTGTTAACCGAAATTAAGCACGGTTAGCGCTTAATTGGCCGGCGAGTGAAACGTTAGGGACTTCTTCTTACCTTATTGGGCTGGGACGGAGGATGGGAATTGGGCCTCCTCCACCTTCACGAGGCGGCCTTTGGGCCGAAGATGCGAATCACGTTGCCCTTGGGTCCATCAGGATCCTCCAGTCCATGACAACTCTTTTCTAAACGGAAAAAAGGTCCCTATCACTTCCCCACTTTGAACTTTCGGGGGGCTTCCCTAGAAAGTTCCCGAGGACGCGGTCCAGTCCGGGCATCGCACGCACGCCACGAAATTTCAACGACGAAGGAAAGCGACTCGAAGTCCGATGAAGCTTCCGAGAGGGAGAATGTGTGCGTTTCCATGTGTTTCGTTACCGTACGTGCAACGGCAATCCCATGATTCCGAAGACCAACTTTTGAAACGCGGCGGCTACATATCTCCCGAGTAACGGTGCTCTCTGGATAGGTGATCCTTCGATTGCCAAGTAATAACTGTTTATACAAATATAATGTTACGTCTCCATTaaatagcttaaattttttaaataatgacgATAGTCCTATAAAATCTGACGTGGAAATGGAGTAAAATATACTTAGTTcgaatttttttagatttctaTTTGCTTccctaattaaatattttcattcattaagcATAAGGCAAAATCTTAAGTTTTCAGAACTGTTTGCAAGGTAAAACTAACCTCTTGTGCAAAAGGGATGGCAAAATGAACTAAGTTACGATGTTTGTCGAATGATGAATTGATCTCTAAAGTGGGatataagcttttttttttcttgaccatatttataatattattttacttttcaataGCTGTGTGTGATTTTATTTATCCGTATTGTCAGGTTTTCTAAGATCACTCCTGATTGAAGTAAAAGTCTAAACTGTTAGATAAAAACATGCTATTATAGTTAAATGTTTTATTACTTCAACTCACATATAAGCTAGTATTAGATTCGCTCCCCCTATAATTCTTCTCCATCCTTGGTCTTTTTTCCTAGTTTGAACCACGAAGTCTGCGCTTTTACTCTAGGTCTTCTCCTTCATTCCTAATCTTTTTCTATATACCAAACCTTAAAGTCTGCTATCAAGTTCACATCGATATAGCATAATGCCCACAACTCATAAATTGCACCAAATTCTTTTCACTCAGGGAGATTGCTAAGAGGAAGACAAAATCCAAGTCCGTTAACATTTTTATTTGGACATatcttcactcaaaagcttaatgATTTAGTATTCCTTATCGTACTTAGACTCCTTTTGTTTCgcgaaaataattttaaaaaaaaaaaacgttttccgaatttttttgcgttcgtttcacggaaaatgaatcattgcggaaaatgttttccacgaaaggaaaaaaattcttctaaattatgagaaaatgttttctacttttgaaaagtggaaaagattttcctctcttgatctctcttatctcacagcTTTACAAAtcttcacttcctcctcccctttctcatttttgttttctttttttattcgaattatttttattttttaattcgaattatttttaatttcatttttcatttttcatttttttcttttctttgtttcccatcttcttctttcttagctAGTCGTTGGCCGTTGCTAGGTGAACCTCGAGCTTGTCAATCTCGAGCTCGCGCTcttatccttttctttatttactttactttgtATATTGCCCAAGTAAATGGCTCtatatattttatctctttttttcttttgtttattggaACACAAAAGACGTATGGGAGAACATGCTGCTCAAACGAaagattctcattagagctgtacatgctttgcttcttttcttctttgtttcttttaaaaaaatccatacaaacattttttagagtagataagcattttgtgacaatgagggaacaaagatatgaagcaaGTTTGCCCGAATtaaggcaagttcatatttgatggatttataggttaaTAAGTATTGCATGTCTAAGTGGtgaaatcttagaaaatattttcattaccgatcatcataaaatattttccgaaacattttaaGGTTTTagccaaaatccaaaaaatattgttattttcttggaaaatgacttatgggaaaacattttccggaaATAACCAATTTTCTACGAAACAAATGGACCCTTTAGGCTttgttcgtttcgcggaaaataatttccaagaaaacgttttccgaattttcctgcgttcgtttcacggaaaatgaattccttaggaaaaatgttttccatgaaaggaaaaaagtcttataaattatgggaaaatattttccacttttgaaaagtcaaaaatatttttctatctctcttatctcacacttctataaatcctcacttcctcatcccatttcttattcttcttttctttttttattcgaattattttttaattttctttttcttttttaattcgaattatttttaatttccttttattttctttgtttcccatcttcttctttgttgactAGTCATTGGCCATTGTCGGGTGAACCTTGAGCTCAtcgatctcaagctcgcgcTCGTCGATCttgcgagcctcgagctcgatGCTCGCGCTCACCAATTTGGTGAGCGATGAGCCTCATTCTCATTGGCTAGCTTGAGGCTTGCCGTGGTCGATCGGGAGCTACCATCATGGCCGGCAATTggccaagaaagaaagagatggaaaataaagaaaaagaaaaaaaaacaatcgattttaaaaattaaaaaattaaaaattgatttttaaaaatatgaaaaatccattttaaaaaataaaataaatgaaatagagtatacagaggaaaagattttctttatcgaacagtgaaaaatattttatacttcattttcatatttcatcTGAATATCGGAAAATAATTGCATtttcgcggaaaatattttctaaaaacgctatattttccacgaaacgaatGGAGCCTTAGAAACTAAAAGTATACAACTTGTAGTTACGAGCATGCTCTTATCCAAAAGACCAAATTTATCACAgtctaaagaaaaattattagtCAATCACCAAAATCATTAGTTAGGGCACATGCCATCGTCGAGAATTTCCCCTTTGGAAACTAGGCTCGTAGTGTATGCCGAGATTCGATATCCTCAATATTATCTCTATACGGAAATGATTACTACAAATCGAATGCCTCTaagaaattcttaaatttagattttaatttaaagaaaaaaactcttGGATTTACATTTACACTTAAATCAGGAGAGGCGAGTCTCCACCGAATCTTTGAGAAGTCATGAAACCATGTCACTTTGCTGGTTGATTTAGCAAAGACATtctcacaaaaatttcaacTGCAAGAAAATTAATTCACCATGACGCaaagaaaagcaacaaaaagTGAAAGAAGATGCCAAATGAGATGAAAAAGAGACTCTCAAATTATTTCaggaaagtaaaaaagaaaatggaaatctaggtctagaaaagaaaagtagagcAAATGCTCTCAGCTTTAAGCTAAGAGCGTGCAAGTGAAGATTTttatgtgagagagagatacTAACACAGTTTCTTTGAAAAACTATTGATGGCAAGAAACTGTATATAAAGCATGTTGCACGTTGCAACACGGGAGACACGGAACAAAATTTAATCTAAGCGttcattaaataatataatatatcgagaagattttgtgaaaaaaaaattgaacatttcaCGAAGTAGTAGGAAGTCCCTTTTTCTCTACATTACTATATAGATCGTAATATCTGTCTTCTGATGATGTAGTGTAAtcattaattaaagaaaatactATAATCGAGAAGATTTcgcgaaaaaaaaattgaacatttcGTGAAGTAGTAGGGGTCCCTTTTTCTCGTCATATGTGTCTTCTTATGAGGTAGTGTTTATCACAGAATTCTCACGGCcgttaattaaagaaaatattataaatttctcccccaaaaaaaagaagaaattatagAATCCAACTGACGAGACCGAACGGAACCGAAAAGGAATTGCAATGCGGTTCACCGCAATCGAGCTTCCCAAACACTCCGAGATCCCATGGGCCCCCACAGCCAATAGGAACCCTTGTCCGAGCACGTCGATCTGACTATCCTCGTCTCCAAACAAGCCAGTCCATCCGCACCAGGCCCAGATCTCGCGCTATAAAAGCCCCCCTCGAGCGGTTCCGTAGAGGTTGCTTCGGATCTCAggtctctcttcttcctcccgagCTCCGAATCCTCTCTCGAGAGCTCTCGAGCTCTGCGCGGCCTTCGTTCGTCTCGTTCGAATCGGACTCGCGCGGGACGGATCCGCGCCTCCCCTCCTGTTCCGGAGCGCAATTCCCAGTCGATTCATCCCTCGCGTCCTTGTCTTTCGGGCCGGGGGGCGGGCTAGGTTTGCGCCCAGATTCCTGTTGCGATCTCTCTCCCTACATCGGGAGGGGTCTCTTTGATAATCGcttgtgcgtgcgtgcgtgcctGTGTGTGTGTGGTTTTTCTAGGGATGTCTCGGTGCTTCCCGTACCCGCCTCCCGGGTACGCGAGGAATGGGGTCCGCGACGAGGCGCTGATCGAATCGATCAAGGTTCGTTCGGCATTCGGTGGTTAAGCTTTCTGCCTTGTGCTGCTGACTGACTTTGTTCCCGCTTAGCCCGAGACTCGGCTGGTTTTATGCACTGTTATCTTTTTATTGGTGAACGGAGGTAgattgaacaaaaagaaaagaaaggccgGATGGAACTTTGTTTTTTAAAACTAATGTTGGACCTTTTTGGGGCCGACCGAGAAGGGATGGAACTAACTGGGGTATTAATGAAACGCTGCAACATATGCTGTGGAAATATTCTATGGACAAAACATGTCATGTGTGTTTCTGGGTGTGGGTTTGTGTGAAGCGCTAACGTGTGGAATAAGAGGgttcatgttcaaaatggacaATGTGTGTTCTTTTGAAGCAAGTAATAGCCACATGGTCCAGAGGAAGTGATGCTTCTTTTGGGTTTTTGTGAATATTCCTGCTTTTGGAAGATCGTGACACTAAGGTGGTTCTTGAACCCACCAATTAGTTGTTGCGAAATGTGACGCTGAAGTTGCATTTGCTTGGTTGAGTTCTTGTGTGATCAGTTCTTGTTCTGAGGATGCTAGGAGCTGTCTAGTTGTTCCTAGCTCCAGTGGTGATGTGGTTGCCTGGAGCTATCTAGTTTCCACATATGCATCACTCTGTTGTGTTACCTACCTTAGAGTCGCAAAAATTCAGGGAATGTCATTCTGGCAGAAGTCATTGAACATGATAAAATGATGTGGGGGTGATGTATGGAACACAAAGCGAAATCCTCGAGGGAAAGAATTCTGTGtcaaaattaatgaattttttttcaaatgcttgATAGGACGGATGAATTTCCTAGTTCTTTTGGTTAATAAAAGTACAGGACTTTTTCTGATGCATGCATGCTGAAAGCAAGAGATTGGTGACTGAATCCAGCTATTATCTAAACAGAAGCATTTGACATGACTGATATAGTGTTTGAGTGAGTTGGTTTTTGCCGTGGTATGATTTTGGCGGAAGTGGAATTCATGAATTCATGCTTGCCTTTTCCCATATGACATCCTGATGAAGTACTTCcttactaaaatttgagaactcAATCTGCATGGTATTTAAATCTTGGTAACCGTAGGAAATTTTGGGCAGAGGACAGGCACAGTGACAGTCTAGTTTTGAGTTTCATGCTGTTTATCGGTGAGGCTTGGTCATTGACAAGATGAAATAGATGTTTTACTTGAATCTGGTTTTGCAACAATTGTTTGCGGTTTTGCATTATAAAGATCCTTTTAATAGGTCAAGCATCCTGGGGTCGGAGTACTGTACTTTCTAGTTAATGTGAGGAAGTGGATTCTGTAGGAGTTTGTGAACAAATGGTGGATTATGGTGTTTTGGCTAATAGAGTGCCATCGTCTGCTATCTTGCCTTTAGAGTTTTGTTATGCCTAGGAGAACAAAGCACAGGGCAATGTATTGTTGTGGTGTGAGAAAAAGGTGTGATGAGCAACTTGTTTCTTTTGAAGTATCTTGTTTGGATAGAGCTTACTTTACTGTAACTATAGGGATACAATAATGAATGGTCCTCTATAAATTCAGAGATCCAATAATCTAGTCAACACTCTCCTTGAAAAGGGTTGACTCCAAATAGGATTATGAGTTGTAATTCTTGCACCAGTCTCCTGAATCTGTTTTTGACATTTGGCTTGTCATCACGCTGCTTGTCTTGTTTTACTTCTATTTGCAACTGTCAGTGTACTGTTAGTCTATTAAGATATTTTAGTCTTGGTTTGGCTAGTCTTCTGTTGAGATAGTCACAGTTGTAGACTTGCTTGTGTTTCTCTATGTCTATGTACTTGCTTGTCTGCATTATCTTACTGTTCAGCTGGTGCTTAAACTGATGGCTATCCTGGTTCTATGTGGGTTTAGAGAAAAGTAGAGAAGGTgaagaatgaaaggaaaaaagacaaaaaacgggagaagaaagaaaagaaggcagCCCTGGAAAATGGAGGTATTAAAGACAAAAAGCATAGTCATAAGAGAAGGAATGAGGACAAGAGGACCCAAGCTGACCAGAAGGCAGGAGACCATcgcag
Above is a window of Eucalyptus grandis isolate ANBG69807.140 chromosome 9, ASM1654582v1, whole genome shotgun sequence DNA encoding:
- the LOC104419638 gene encoding heavy metal-associated isoprenylated plant protein 27, with the protein product MGFLDYIADVCYVPPRSDSKKFKKRKQLQTVEIKIKMDCEGCVRRVRKSVEGMKGVTQVEVEPKQNKLTVIGYVDPGKVLRRVRHRTGKVCDFWPYVPYDIVDHPYAPGAYDKKAPPGYVRNVFQDPQTSALARASSTEVKYTTAFSDDNPYACTVM